The genomic region CACGAACGACGTCGATTGTGTCGACGTTACCAAGAGTCAGTGGAAACAGCGACAGCTGCGGCTGGCCGTAAGGCGCATAGGATAGCGGAATTCCATCCATGAGAATCGTGGAGCGCGGCGAGAGCCGCGAAGTCAGACCGCGTACGCCGACGTTGAGCGACACGTCGCTGCCGCCGGTGCCGTTGCTCTCCTGCACCTGAACGCCGGGGATTTGATTGAGTGCGTCACGGATATCCTGGGCGCCGCGCTCCTCGAAATCCTTTCTTTCAAGGATGGTGCGCGCGCCGGGATGTTTGAGGACCTTTTCCTCGTTAGGTGATCCAGCCAATTGCCCGTAACGACGAGTGGCGACAGCGTTGTTTCGGCTTCCTGAGCGAAGCCGTGGGCGGGTGAGAAAAAGACGGCTGCAAGCAGTGCCGTTTTGAAAGCCCCGTTTCGATTGAGCATCGATATCCCCCGATATCAGTTGAACGCATAGGACATCCGCCCGCGCTACGGCTTCGCGCGGATCGATCTGGCGAAAGATGGTTGAGAGGTTCAGTCGCTGTTCGGACGGTTGGCGTCCATCCCGGCGACTTGATTTTAAAAGCCTGGCGGCGGATGGAGGCGATTCATGGCTACCTGCAGTTCGCTGGCGATCGGATCAATTGGATTGTCGGATCTACTACAGGAATGAAGTCCGCACTTCAATAAAAGATTACTGTGTCAGTCATGTTTTTTTGTTGAATGCCTCAATCTGCAATGCCCACGCGACTCCTGAGGTCGGCAAGCCTTTTCTTCGCTGCAAGCGCCTGCTCGCGGTTTCGTACCGCCACGCTATAGGCGAGGATATCCGCGATCGCGATCGCGCTCAGATTCCAGCTGGCAAGCTTGGAACGAACACCGAGGCAGGTCAGCACAGCGGACACTTTTCCTCGATAAGCCTCTCGCAGTTGAACACCGCAGACGAGGATGACTTTGCACCCTATCGCACTGATTTGATCAACGATGAGCTTGAGTTCGGCCACATCCCGCAGCGCATGAAACAGTACGACGACGTCTTTCTGACGCAGATCGATGAGTTCGTTGGCAAGAGTGAACCCCGATGCGCCGGAACAACGTGTCCTCATTCCCACTCTCCTCAACGCTGTCGCACAATGCCTTGCCGGAGTTTCGGATGTACCCATGCCCAGGCACCAGACCGTATCGGACTCTTCGATGATCCCGACTGCGCAATAGAGGGACTGTTCATCGATCTCGTCCTTAGTCGAGGTCAGAGCCTCACAGGCTTCGGAGAATATCTGACCAGCAACTCTCACAAGATCATCACCAGTGGCGCGGAAACGTTGTTCCAGCCGGTTCACCGCGGGAGTGGTTTTTGCCATCACGCGGCTGCAAATACGCTTCAGTTGCGGCAACCCGCTGAACCCGAGCCGCTTTGCAGTTCTGATTACGGTGGCGTCGCTCGTTCCGGTTTCGACCGCAATTTCCTCGGCGCTTCGGAAGATCAGAACATCGATTGGCATCGTGAGAAGGTGCTCGGCGACCGCGAGCTCCGACCGGCTGAGGCTCGAACGATGACGGTCGAAGTGCTCCTTGAGCACTTGGGATGTTCGGTCCGTGGCTTCCATCGGTGCAGTCACTCCGTTTTTGAATCTACGCCCATACCGTATCAGAGGACACGAGGAAACAACGCCCACATGCATTGTATATAGAGAACGGGTCTTCAGGTGTGCCGGCAAGGGTTTGCTGCCCGGGGAAAACTTCGTCTTCGTGAAAGCTGCAGCGTGACCGAGCCGGCCGTGGCCAACGCAGCGAGACGAGGCCGCCCCGGCGGGGAGGCGGCCTCGGTGGACCAACTGTCCGCGCTGCTTCGGCGGGGAGGGGGAAAACACCGAAGCCAGCAACGCGCCGTGGCGCGTAGTCCGCTTAGTCGAGGGGAACGACTTCGCTGCCGACGAGAGAAAGCTACCATCGACCGCCGCCACTTTGAATTATACTCGAGTTTGACGGAGGGATACTTTCGTCAGGGTTCACGACGCAGCCTATACCCGTCCGCGATACCGAGGGGGCTCTGTTGTGTCCGAATTGAAGAACCCGAGGTCAATCTATCCATCAGGCCCTTCAATTCGTGATGAAGGACGTCGACGACCGTGGATCGGTTGAAGACGATGGAGGTTTTCGTAAGGTGGTCGGCTGGAAGCATTTCTAAGGCCGCCGCGACGCTTTCTGCGCCGAGCTCTTCGGTCACATGGCGCTCAACCGGCTCGAAAAGCACCGATCCTCATGCTGCTCCAGCGAACGACAAGAAAACCTCGGCCTAACGGCAGATGGCGAGGCATACTATGAAGAATGCCGTCGCGTCTTGCACGACATCGATGCCGTTGAGGCAAACCTCCGAAGGGACTCAAAATCCTTGGAGGGACGGATTCGAGTCGATGTGCCAGTGCCGATCGGGACGTCGGTCATCTTACCTGTTGGAAGCTCATCTACTCGCCGCCTCAGCGGCGAGTTCGATCAACAGTTGGCGCATCAGAGCAGCGGCTTGGCGAGCTTCGGGACCAAGACCGTGGCGTTCGGCAATCGTGACCGGATCGATATGCGTGATCCAGATCTCGCCGCGGCTATCCTGATAGACGAGCACCTTCAGGGGCAGATCGAGCGCGCTCGTCTGGACATCCTGCAGGAGATGGGTGCCTATCGTCGGGTTGCCGAAGATTATTATAGCGGTCGGCCGCAAATCCATGCCAACGCTTCCGGCGTCGGCGGCGAAATCGATAGTAGCGAAAATTTTGAGATGCCGCCGTGTTATGCCATGGAGAAGTCGCGCCAAGGTTTGCTCGAACGACAGGTGGCTAGCGATCCCGTTTTCGAGGTCACTTGGTACCATCGGGGTTCTCCACTCTCTTGGCGTCTACCTTCGCCGGGATGCAAACTGCACGCATTTCTACGTCCGCCATCGCAAGCGCAAGCTCACTCGGATCGAGGATGCCCTTATCGAGAAGGACGTCCGAAATGGCGGAAATAGAACGTTCGTATTGACTTAGCCCATCGGCCCTCCGAGCAATGGATGTGTTTACGCGCTGGTTCAATTCTTTGGTGGTCACGATCTGATGGAGATCTAGGAGGCCTATCAAAGCGTGGCAGCGCTGCTCCCATGGCCGGAGGGCAGGGATAAAGCTGTTGCCCGCATCGCCGAGCCGGGAGATGGAATCCTGCCGACCAATGATCGCGATTTCGGCCTGAATTTTGAGCGGGACAAGATTGGTAAGCGTCTTGTTTGCCAGCAGTTCGCGAATTGCCGTCTCCTTCACCTCGTAGAAACAGGGGACGTGGGCGGCGGATACGCGCTTGTCGCCGACGAGGGGCTCGCCATCGATTTCGACGCGGTGCGGGACGGCGGGCGCATGGCATACCGCGCTTACCGGTTTACCTTCGTTGTAGGATTCTTCGATCAGCTTGATGGACTTCGCATCTTCGGCGAGGTTCAACATCGGTCCATGACCGCCGGGGCGGAAGATCGCGGCGAAGTCGCGAGAGTTGACATCGGAAAGACGCAAGGTGTTGGCAAGAGCCTTCTGGGCGGCCGGATCAGCCTCGAACCGCTCAATTAGAGGCATCTTGCCTTCCGGAGTGTCGCTCTTCGGATTGATCGGCGGCTGGCCTCCCTTCGGCGACGCCAGGGTGATTTCCGCCCCGGCGTCGAGGAAGGCGTAGTAGGGAGCTGCAAACTCCTCGAGCCATAACCCGGTCTTCTTGCCAGTATCGCTCAGCGTATCGTGCGACGTCAGGACCATCAGAATTCTCATGACCGTTTCCTCTTTGCATTTTCTCTTTGGAAGGCGCGGTGAAGCTCTTCGTGTCAGGCAACGGTGACTTTGATTGAAGTGTCACTCGAGTTGGACGTGTGCGGATCGTGCCTTGGCTATCGCAAACGCTTTTGAACGCGCCGACGATCTCTTGAACCGCCCGACGGGGCTTCAGCCGGACCCTTCAATGGTTTCCAATTCGTTCAATACACGGGCGATAGACAGTCGGAAGGTCGCTTGCGAGCCTACTTGGCGACGAGATAAAAGGTGTCCCCCATGAAGCCCTTGGCAGCTGTCGCCCGCATTGGGGCGTCGTCGATGTTAAGGCGCCGGGCGAGTTCTGCTCCATAGGCTGCGTACTGATGTCCGTCTCCTTTCGCCCTCATATTTGCCGGGGCAGACAGGTCGATGTCCATTATACCGGCGTACATGGCGGCCGGGATAACGTTCATTTGCGCGTGTGCAACGTCTGTACGATCAAGGGGTGGCCCCGTGTAACGTTGGAGCTTTACCGGAAGCGGCAACTGCAGATCGTCCGCTTTTATTCGAACGTCAGTTCTCGCTAATATCATTACGTTCCAGGGAGGTAAGCGGGATTGACGCGGTGGAAGAGATTCTTCCCGATGCCGGCGCTGACTACGAGCTCTGTGGCGTTTAGGCGCCCACCTTGTCTGAGATAGAGCGCGAAGCGCACCGTAAATGCCGCCCAACTTGATGCAAGACGGTTGAGTGAAATGCCGCCTCTAACAGCGGCCTCGCGTGCGCGGGCTCGCGTTTCACCTGTAAAATCCTGACATCGGATGTAGGGCGGATTGCCGACGAAAGCGTCGAACGCCGGTTCAGGCTCAACGACAAAAAAATCGGATTGCCTGATAAAGGCGTCGTCACCGGCTTCACGACCCTTTTCGGCAACATCTGCGCTGTGTGGGCATGGATCTCTACGCCATGAATGCTCGGACGTGAACCCGCATCCGGTGCGAGTTCGCGAAGGTGCCACCGCAGCGACAAGAAACGCAGCGTCGCCGGCAGTGGGTTCCACTACTTGATCGCCGGTCGCGCGAATGACCCATCTGGTCAAGAACCGGGCGAGGCGAAGTGTCGCATATGGCGGAAGCTGCCCAATATGCACCAGGCATTTGAACCTATGCTCTCGAGCTAGCTTGCCCCTCCGGGGCATACGCGATCAAAGCGATCCGAAAACACCAAGCCGTCGCGCGACATTGCCGGATTGGGCCCGCGCGACGATGCCCAGAAAAGTCGCCCCGGCCCTTGTCGGAAAGAAGTCACCGACATACGTCCGCAGATTGTATGCGGACGGATCGCCGAAAAAGCGAAACCAATGGACTTGCCGCAAGCTCAACGCCCTATGTCTCTGTAGGTGCATTCCAAGATTGGAGTGATCGCAATGACAGTTTCAAGGTCCGGGGATGGCAGAAAGCGACCGCGCTCTGCCTCGTCGGAAGATTTACGTGCTCTAAGGGATGTGCTGAATATCATCCCGCTACCAGTTTTTATTAAAGATACGAATTCCCGTTTTCTCGCGCTGAACGAGAGCATGTGTGAGTTCATGGGCCGATCCCATGAGCAGCTTGTTGGCAAGTCCGACTATGACTTCGTTTCCAAGGAGCTTGCGGACGGATTCAGGCACATTGATCGCCAAGTGCTGCTGAGCGGCGAAGTCGATGAAAGCGAAGAGTTACTGCCACGCGACGGCAAAATCCGCTCCATCGTGACCCGAAAGAAGCGCGCCCGCTTGCCGGATGGCACCCCCACTATCGTCGCGTGCATCTCGGACGTCACCGAACTGCAGCAGCGGAAGACATGGTGGAAGCTGATCTTCGATCAGAATCCCATTCCCATGTGGGTCTTCGACAGAAAAAGCCTGCAGTTCCTCGCGGTGAACCAAGAGGCAATCAACCATTACGGCTACAGCCATGAACAATTCATGTCGATGACTCTCGTGGATATCAGGCCACCGGAAGACGCCGCGGCATTTCGTGAGGCGGTCGGCGCGAATCGCGGTTCCTATCAGGGAAGCCGAGTTTGGCGTCACATAAAGGCGGACGGAGCCCTAATTCATGTGATCCCCTATTCACGATCATTCGAACTTGAAGATCGTGAAGCGGTGCTCGTCGCACTGCACGACGTAAGTGACCTGAAGCGCGCAGAAGACCACATCTTGCATTTGACGACGCATGATGGGTTGACCGATCTACCGAATCGCGTGGCTTTCGATGAGTATCTGAGATTTGAACTGGAGCGGACTTCGGTCACCCGCGAACCCTTTGCGGTCTTGTGTCTCGATCTCATCCGCTTCAACGACGTCAATGATCTGTTTGGCTACACTGTGGGTGACCAGCTGCTACAGGAGGTGGCCATTCGTCTCAACCGTGCAGCGGAAGGCGCATTTCTAGCGCGGATCGGAGGGGATGAATTTGCAATAGTGGTGAACGGTGAACTCCCGAGTTTGGCAGCTAACGTCGCAGATCGCCTGTTATCAGACCTGGCGGAGGAGGTGGAGTTAGATGGTCGGAGGCTGAGTGCCGAAGCATGCATCGGCATTGCCTTCTACCCCAACGACGGCCGCGATGCGGCCACGCTGCTTGCAAACGCAGAGGCAGCCCTTTCTAGGGCCAAAGCTGACGGCTCGGGGGTGTTTCGGGCATTCGAGACAAATGTCGATCGCGGGCTGCGCGATCGCCGCGTCCTCAAGCAGGACCTGCGCGCGGCCATCGAGCGAAATGAATTGAAGCTATTCTACCAGCCACAGGCAGATGCAAGCGGTGAAATCCATGGCTTTGAGGTCTTGCTCCGATGGCAGCATCCCGAGCGCGGGCTTGTGCCGCCTGCAGTTTTTGTCCCTTTGGCTGAGGAAAGCAAACAGATCGACGCGATAGGCGAGTGGGTCCTCACACGAGCCAGCCAAGAGGCGGCACGCTGGCCAAAACCGATGCAAATTGCTGTTAACCTCTCGCCAGTCCAACTGCAGAATGACGGTCTGCCCACGTTTGTAGCTCAGATACTTCGGGAGACTGGACTTGCCCCCGAGCGGCTGGAGCTGGAGGTCACCGAGACCGCGCTGTTTGATGACTTTGCCCGAGCGAACTCGACACTCCAGCGATTGCGCATCCTAGGCGTAAAGATCGCCATCGACGATTTCGGAACCGGATACTCTTCTCTGGCGTATCTCCAGGAGTTTCCGATCGATAAGATCAAGATCGACAGGTCATTCATTTCACGCGTGCAGGAAAACAACAGATCCGCGGCGATCGTTCGTGCCATCATCCAGCTAGGCCTGACGCTCGGGATGAAAGTCACCGCCGAAGGCGTGGAAAATGAGGATCAACTCAACTTTCTTCGTGGTGAAGGCTGCCCCTCGGTTCAAGGATACCTAATTGGCAAGCCGTTACCGATCGGCGAGTACGCGCATCTGGTGGGCGGCTCAAGAGCGTGAGCCGATCGGACGGCGGTGCCGTGATGCGCGGAACACCATGGACGTTTTTGGGCTCATTCGCGGTTGTACCCGGGCCCCTCGATCATCGCCCAACTCTCAATTTGGCGTCTGCAGTGACGCTCGGGTACGGGGGGCTTCCTGCAAAACGAAATCGCTCTGAACCGGAGTTTATCGTTCCCGAACTGCGTTGTCGCGACAACAGCGCAGAGGCGACGACCCGACGAACGACGTACCTCCTCCTCGGATCCCTCAATCCATACCCAATCTCTTGCGCAACTCGGCATTCTCCGCGCGCAGTCTGTCGGCCAGGATCTTTCGAAGCCGCTTATTTTCCTCTTCGAGTTCAACGAGGTCCTTGAGATCGTCGATTTGCCGCTCCGCCGCATCCTTAGAAGTGGGCTCCGCGGCTTTCTTCCAGTTGTAGTAGGTTTGCTCCGTGATGCCGGCCTGCTTCAATGCGTCCTTGAGGGTCCCCTTGCCGGCGGAAAGCAGGCTCTTGATTAGGACGAGCTTCTCCGCCCGCTCGCCTTCGGAGTATTTCCTTATCTTATGCGTCGGTGCTTTCGCGGCAGGAGCACTTGGCGTTGCCTTGGCCGCCGCCTTCGTCTTCTTGCGTTGAGCCGCAGGCTTTGCGTTTACCTTCTTGGGTTCCGTTCCTGCCTCTTGCGCCTCGGTTTTCACGGCATTTTCCTCTGCCATATGTCTTTCTCCCAGTTAGAGTTTTCGCAGTTTTTAGCGAGCAGCGGTAAGAGTCAACTCAAGCGTTTTGAGGACCCTTAATCGATGATTGCATCCTCTAACTGAACGGCGGCACCTGGGCGTGGATGCCAAGCAGAAACCCATGAACGCTGAGTCAGTATGCTCAGCCTGTTGAAAGATGGCCGCGAGAAGGCTAGGGAAAACGGACGCTGGTCAGCAGTTCTGACTTCCGGATCGATCGCACCTGGTCTGCATTTCAATGTTCACACGAAGGGTTCTATGAAAAGGCCACAAAGGAACTTCCAGGTTGAATACAAGACAAGCCGTCGGCAAACAAAGCCACGGGCGAATTCCATTTGGGGGGACGTCGACCTCAAGGCCATGGCCAGTGGGCTAGAGGATCAATCGCACCCAATCTTCACCAGTGGTCGGTCTTTGGATGTGACGGTCGGTGGCGGCGAAACTGAGCCGGTAAATAGCGATGATCCCCGTAAACTCTATGTTGACGGGCGCGCGACAGTCTCATCATCGTCATCGATTGGCGACAATGCGTTCGAAGCACAGGAGAGGCAGGAGTCGGAAGATCTGGCCAACCCTGTATTGACTGTCGTGCAACATGTTAGGCGAACCAGCAGGCAGGCTGCAAAGGCATCCAATAAGCCGCGCCCGGAGCGCGGCGAGCCCGTTGTCCCCGGATCACGTGAGATCGACGAGCTTGGCTTGCTTGAGGCAGAAAACAACCGCCTGAAGAGATTATTGGTCGAGCGACTCCGCACGGAGAACGCGCAGCTGAGGAAAATGCTTGAGCGTTTTTGATCTGGTCCCCGGATTGCAGTTTGCCTTGGCTCAGCTCCGGAGAACGCCAGTTAGCCGGCGGTTTCTCCTGCGCGCGCACTAGCCGGTAGCCGTCGGGATGCCGCCGCCTGGGTGCTGGCGTTCATAGCGCCGGATCGGTTCGGCGGGCTCCAGGGCGCTGAGCTTGTTCAAGCCCAACCGACGGAGAACCCGGCTGACCGTGGCCGGGGAGACACCGGTTTCGGCAGCGATCTGCTTGCCCGTCCAGCGCTGGCGCCGCAGCCGCTCGATTTCCGCGACAACCGTCTGCGGCGTCGGCCGACGCAAGCGATGCGGCCGGGAAGAGCGATCCCGCAATCCCGCCAGTCCTTCGCATCGATAGCGATCAACCCATTTTCGCGCCGTGCGCGGGCAGACGCCTGCGGCTTCGGCAACGGCCTGCGGCGACTGCCCCTCTCGACCTGCATGACATTGCGCTCTCGACCACGCGGCGTCAGACGGGCATTCTTATGGATGTTCATCCGGTCCCCAAGGAATCACTGAAGCTTCGACAACCGCAGCTTTCCCGGTCCGGACCGGATGGACAACCTGCTGCCCCGTCAGCCGTCGGCCCGCGATGTTCTCAGTTAGTCGCCGCCAATTGGCAGATCTTCAAAGCAACTTCCAACGACCTTTCGAAGGCCGGTACCGGCAGAAACTCGTAGCGTGAATGGAA from Sinorhizobium mexicanum harbors:
- a CDS encoding MurR/RpiR family transcriptional regulator; translated protein: MEATDRTSQVLKEHFDRHRSSLSRSELAVAEHLLTMPIDVLIFRSAEEIAVETGTSDATVIRTAKRLGFSGLPQLKRICSRVMAKTTPAVNRLEQRFRATGDDLVRVAGQIFSEACEALTSTKDEIDEQSLYCAVGIIEESDTVWCLGMGTSETPARHCATALRRVGMRTRCSGASGFTLANELIDLRQKDVVVLFHALRDVAELKLIVDQISAIGCKVILVCGVQLREAYRGKVSAVLTCLGVRSKLASWNLSAIAIADILAYSVAVRNREQALAAKKRLADLRSRVGIAD
- a CDS encoding DUF302 domain-containing protein, producing MVPSDLENGIASHLSFEQTLARLLHGITRRHLKIFATIDFAADAGSVGMDLRPTAIIIFGNPTIGTHLLQDVQTSALDLPLKVLVYQDSRGEIWITHIDPVTIAERHGLGPEARQAAALMRQLLIELAAEAASR
- a CDS encoding type 1 glutamine amidotransferase domain-containing protein encodes the protein MRILMVLTSHDTLSDTGKKTGLWLEEFAAPYYAFLDAGAEITLASPKGGQPPINPKSDTPEGKMPLIERFEADPAAQKALANTLRLSDVNSRDFAAIFRPGGHGPMLNLAEDAKSIKLIEESYNEGKPVSAVCHAPAVPHRVEIDGEPLVGDKRVSAAHVPCFYEVKETAIRELLANKTLTNLVPLKIQAEIAIIGRQDSISRLGDAGNSFIPALRPWEQRCHALIGLLDLHQIVTTKELNQRVNTSIARRADGLSQYERSISAISDVLLDKGILDPSELALAMADVEMRAVCIPAKVDAKRVENPDGTK
- a CDS encoding sensor domain-containing protein is translated as MTVSRSGDGRKRPRSASSEDLRALRDVLNIIPLPVFIKDTNSRFLALNESMCEFMGRSHEQLVGKSDYDFVSKELADGFRHIDRQVLLSGEVDESEELLPRDGKIRSIVTRKKRARLPDGTPTIVACISDVTELQQRKTWWKLIFDQNPIPMWVFDRKSLQFLAVNQEAINHYGYSHEQFMSMTLVDIRPPEDAAAFREAVGANRGSYQGSRVWRHIKADGALIHVIPYSRSFELEDREAVLVALHDVSDLKRAEDHILHLTTHDGLTDLPNRVAFDEYLRFELERTSVTREPFAVLCLDLIRFNDVNDLFGYTVGDQLLQEVAIRLNRAAEGAFLARIGGDEFAIVVNGELPSLAANVADRLLSDLAEEVELDGRRLSAEACIGIAFYPNDGRDAATLLANAEAALSRAKADGSGVFRAFETNVDRGLRDRRVLKQDLRAAIERNELKLFYQPQADASGEIHGFEVLLRWQHPERGLVPPAVFVPLAEESKQIDAIGEWVLTRASQEAARWPKPMQIAVNLSPVQLQNDGLPTFVAQILRETGLAPERLELEVTETALFDDFARANSTLQRLRILGVKIAIDDFGTGYSSLAYLQEFPIDKIKIDRSFISRVQENNRSAAIVRAIIQLGLTLGMKVTAEGVENEDQLNFLRGEGCPSVQGYLIGKPLPIGEYAHLVGGSRA
- a CDS encoding transposase produces the protein MAEENAVKTEAQEAGTEPKKVNAKPAAQRKKTKAAAKATPSAPAAKAPTHKIRKYSEGERAEKLVLIKSLLSAGKGTLKDALKQAGITEQTYYNWKKAAEPTSKDAAERQIDDLKDLVELEEENKRLRKILADRLRAENAELRKRLGMD